The following is a genomic window from Babesia bovis T2Bo chromosome 4 map unlocalized Chr4_1, whole genome shotgun sequence.
GACTTAATGTATCTACTAAATACAGTACAATGATTATTAAAAACTATATACATGGCTGATTATAATATCCATGGCTATTCGTGACTGATATATCTTACTTGATATGCACTAATGAAGTTTCTTGGAAGATACCGGTTGATAGTACCAGCGGCTGTCGCCAAACCATCACCTTCTATAGGTCAAGCATTAGGTCCATTGGGTATTAACATGACAGATTTTTGCAAGAAATTTAATGAACGGACGCAGTTAATTAGGCCGAATGTTCCAATTCAAGTAAGGATATATACGTTATCAAACGCGTCATATAAATTCTCACTTCGAACTCCTGGATCGCAATGGTTTTTACGTAGGATCGCTCGTGTTCCTATGGGATCATCTAAGCCTAAGCATGAGATTGTAGGCAATGTTACCTTAAAAGAGGTATGTTGGCCACTATGGCGTGAACAACGTTATTTTGCCCGTTAGAATAAACTACTTGTGCTTGATATACATACGTTCaacattgttatatgtCATTACAGGTTTATCACATTGCCAAATGTAAATGTATGGATCCGCCATTAATAGGGATTCCTTTATATGTCATATGTAAACGTATTATCGGTACGGCTAAAGCCATGGGAATCGCGGTAACTCGGGAGTTGATGCCTGAATTCCGTAAGCGTGATTACACACGAGTGTCTCAGCTAGACCAAATGAAGAAAGATATTCGTATGCATCGCAAATCGCAGAAACGCGGGAAAAAGTAGtagaaatatataccaaactACTATTTTGaatattacacatctaCCATATGCGTGCTATCACGAAGCGTtgatttgttatttttgtttttcttatTTATACACATAAACATTTATTTTGTTGCTTTAACTAAAAAAGTACATTTgaaaaataatatattaatagACAACATAATTTTGATTAATTAAGCCGGATATTCTACCGTTGACGAATAGTCATCTGATATATTTCGACACATTTATTCGCATATTTGATTACAATATACAATGGAATCTCTATTTGGTCATGATATATCCCGTCCTGTAGCGGAAAATGATACAGTGATTCTAATGATACACAATAAGGGTGGATTTACTGCTCATGTCGAAAGAGGAAAGTACGTTTTTATGAAGTTTATGTGAATATAACAAAGGTAGTGTGTATAAAGTATAAGATACTATGTGTATGATATAACGATAAACATGTTTACAGAACGGTCAAAATATGCAAAGATAATTTTAATCTTGATGCTCTGATTGGATGCTCCTACGGCGATGTATTCACAAAGGAAGATGGAGCATGGATTAAGATCCGTCGTAACGACCCGCAGTATCAGCAGTACCGTAATCGTATCAGGGAAACCATATCTGTCGAGTCGAATATACCTTCATCGGACAATCGTGATGTATATGATGACAACACTGCTCAAAAGCTGAGCTACGATGATATACAACGCCTGAAAAGAGGTACGTCACTTGAAATCATTTTCATTACAACCAGAACGAAAAGCCCAGGAGGTGATTGAGTCAATAGTGGACAACTCAGAGACCTTTGCTAAAAAGTCAAAGATGGCGCaagaaaaatatatatctcgTAAGGAATCTCGTCATATAAAGCTGTTCTACGTTAGACCATGtgatttatataatgtatgtGATTGCTACTTTACTTCATTTCCACACAAGATTGGGTAAGTAGTAAAAAATTGCTTCACTATATGGAACAGCTACTTAAATTTCTCAAACCTTGCTATGATGATGTATCTGGCCAGTATCAAGTACAACGATAAGGTAATGGTACTGGACCACGCCCTTGGGATTATAACTGCTGCGGTTTGCCAAAGACTTGCAGGTTGGTCTAATTCgatatttgcgatattgatgtatatattagtaTATAGATGGaatatattactatatGCCAGTCATTATGTCGTCCAGTTTTATTAGTCATCTTTGCGTTATAATTTTGCACTTTTCTTGATCCTAATGATgcaatatattgtttttacaGGATCAGGTAGAATATATCGGTTGGTGGCGAAAGGAGTGAGTGACAAGGTAGTACACGAAATTGGTATTCGTTATTTTgacaatatattttcacTTGATATGAGTGAGTACATCCCGCTCGGCATCACATCGGTGAGACCAGTAAGAGCGCCAGCAGATACCTCTAATTTGCCCGGCGATCAGgaatgtaatatatctgATCAAGATGAAATGAACCAAAAAGATGCTAATATCACTGGTTTACTGAACAACGTTTATGGACAACCATTTGATGAATCTGACGCAGGTGGCAGCAAATCATTTATGGAATCACCCCGGGAAGATTTGGACAGTAGGGATGAGAAAGGTAGTTCTATGATTTCTTATATCATTCTATTCTAGAAGTGAAACGGCAAAAACTAAGCCAAATACCTGGAATATATCCTCTCTACAACGCTACCAAGGAGGAGGTTATGAACTGTCAAGTTCTGATCGGAAATATCGCTTTTAACAAATGCAATAAGCTTAACTCCATGGTGTCGTTATATACAAGAAGCTTCAAAGCTGCGGCTGATATGTATCTGGAGATGGGCGGTCGTCTAGTTCTTTATGGACAACAATATCAACCAATGGCTGAACTTCAGGCTGAACTCACATTGAGTGAGGAGTATGTCAATGTGAAATTTGACGAGGTATTTTGTAGAGAGTATCAGGTATGTTTATGCACATTCTTGATAACGAGTGTAGATGCTACCCCTAAGGACACATCCTGTTATGACAGCCGAACTGCGTCCATGTTGCGGTTTCATTGTATCGGCAACGAAGACATCTAAAGATATTTTATCTTGAATATTTCTGTTTTTAAACATTATTACGTTGTTTTTTATGCTATAGCGGTATGGGCTAGAAacatatagtatataaGGATGGGGAGCAAAACAATGTACTTTCTGTCTGCCATGTTAAGTTCCTGTAAGCAGTGTGTTATCTCATGTGCATACATACCATGGTTAATAACCTAGTAGCCGTTGAAGTACTCCAAATAACACAAAGGTATATTAGCAACAGTATCAGCGGCTTGGCAAACCTGGAGAATATCCAAATAAGTGGCGCCAAACATATGGGTAACAAAGAGTAGCCCAGGATAATGAATAGTTTGGACAGTTCAATGTATACGTCTTGGGAAAGCAGAttgaacaatatataaagagACGTGTTGCCTAGTACCTCAACCGCGTATACCAGTCCAAGGTTTAATTTACATGAAACTATCATACATAATGCGAATAGAATGAGTATCAACAGTGATCCTGTGAAGTCGCCATATTGCAACTCCTTGTTGTCGACACTAGAGAATATTTTCATGATGTATctggaacatacctcttAAACAGCACGACGCACTTGATATGCCTGATGATATCATCGACATCTATTCCTAGTTCCTCTAGCAGCGGCGGGTCAACCTCGCTCTCATCGCTCTGGGCGTGTTGCATATAATACTCACTAAGTTGCTTTATTTGCTGTGTAAAGCTACCTTTCCAATTAAGATCGCTAACAGGGAAATTGGACTGTTGGAAACCCGGTTCCTTATTCATAGTACCAAAGGGGACATCTTGCGTATCATTTAATCCATGCTCTGCGCCAATGtattatgatatataaaagaCCTACGTAACGGTTGCCATGCAGGTGTCTGCTTAGTTAGGAAGGGACTCGGTACGTATGTATCTGGGttgatgtttatattgtGATCAACGTTATTTGCACCAGTATTTATCCTTGCTGAGTTAATATCATCATCAGAGTCACCTATGGAATATCTTTGGACACCGTCATGTGGATAATGCTGCGTTATTTTAACCCCTTGGTTGTTACCTGGATATCCAGGATAGTTCGGGGTATCCACATGTGAAGAAACTGTCGGTGAAGAATGCGATGATTTTGGCGGTCTGTTAATCATACTTCCCGTAGGCAAGGGTGGTGCACGATCAAGGTTGTCTTGTGTCATAAAAGGCGAAGGATCCGGAACATTTTCAGTCCTAGGGCTTCCGATTAAAGACATAGGCTTTACACCTGAATATGTTATGAACATACACAAACATAAAGGATTGGTTAACCATATTGCAAAAAACAGTAATTACATACCACTGGATGAGCCATCATCCTTATGCTTCATGTGAGCAGGATGTATCCTGCGTTTCCTTACGTTGGAGCTCATTGTTTTCTGGTACGATATAGTATATTATAGCTATAAAATGAGATTTCAGCCATTATCTTTTGTGATTAATGCGTCTATATCAGCTGGCCACATAACATGTGCGGTGTGTAGTTGGTCATTCTATTGATATGATCTATTTtccattacacattgcGTTTTATAGAGACACTTTGTATATTCTATTTCACATATGTTGTATTCAGATGcattttatgtataatgaATAGAGAAATGACGATCGTTCTGTTGCAATTTTATTGATTGTATTCTCAGTGTTTCAGTTGTATTggtaattatatatcagttgtataccttattgctatatatagcgTAATTCAACTTGTGATATGTAGTTTGAGTATTCAATTTTCTTATGTGctaaatatattttatctattttaatattaaacCATTGTTCTTGATGCATCCATCTTTATTTCTTAATAGTAATCATGCTGAATGACAGATTATTATTCGTAGTGTctatatgtttatattttggtTTGCTGTGACTACTGCTGTCCTCCGTTTTGGTTTTTTGTTTTCTGCCACTAGTTTCTGTATATGTACTCCATTCCTACGTTTGATACACCACTTGGtgacatatataactacaCCACAGAGTACATTATTCATAGATACAGTATGTATCCCAATTAGATACATTATCGATTATTTATGCTTGAAAGTGTTCTTTAAATATTTCTTATAAAACTTCTTCGTTGTATATCCATCAACCAGTCCTCCCCTATTTATGGGATCTGATATTTGTATTCGTTTAATGAATGACTGGAACGATTCATCCGGATCTATATTAATATGCTTTTTATAAAGTTCTGTAACTCCTAGTTCTTGATTATTAGATGATGTCGTCTTAATCTCCAATATATCACTACAGATTGTGAATTATAGTTATACGAATAGTGAAATGTATGCACTTTACGAAATTAAACGGgcaaaatgaatatatacacgtAATTATGTttgaaatatgtataacatgTCTACTGATATACCACACAGAGTGATTCAATGATAGCCATAGCATATTAGTGGATATAAAAAAACTCCAAACTACATATATAGTCTCAACATACGTTCGTGCTCGATAgatgctatatatgttgaaagGCTTTAATAATGCATCACAGCTATTGCGCCACATGTGGATAACAGACATCAAGGATTGCAGTTTGGGGTCGTCCTGCTGGTTGGCATTATTTTGACAAATTAAGAACATACATTTAAGTTAGGTGAGTCCAGGAATACCTTTAACATTGCATCGAATCTTAGGAGATGAAGATTCCAACGTTCTCTATATTCCTCGGACAAACATTTTGCTACCTCTCTGATGATCTCTATTGTCTCAGCATCTAGTGTTATGCTATTGAATAGCGATTCATTCTCCAATCTTAATTTCAATAACTCCACAAGGTTGTCGTTGTTAAttctttgcgatatatcgTCAATAATTGAGCAcaacatttcatcatcaacatCGGTTGTTACTTCAGTAGAACTGGAAACTATTTTCTGTATCTCAGCATTAGTTATGGTTTCCTGTTTTCCTttaaaacaaataaaaataaCATACTTGTGAAAAGGATTTTGAGAATAAATGCTGAACTTTGCAGACTTTCTTTTCAACACGAGTACACAGTAGCTCCGTCAATAGAATGTCTGTTCATAATATCACCAAAAAATGTTGACGTACGAAGCAATTCGTCGTTATATTTTTCTTCTATATCATCGTAACCTATGGTCATATTAAGGAATGCAAATAGTATTTACCTAATGCCTTCACGAATGATATGTAATCATTGGACCCTTGAGTTATATGGTTGTAATGATTCCTTAAGGAGTTTGATTCCGATATTTCTGCCAATTCACGACATATTGTGTCGACTAAAAAGAGCAGATCTTCTTGGTTGCTTAATAATCCGTAATGGAATTCCAAATCAGAGAGACTCTCTATATCTCTGTACGATGTATAGATTTCATACATACTATACTAAGGCACAGATTTGACCTACCTCTTATTGTAGGTTTTATACAATAGTTTTAAAAGTGCGATATTTTCATTTACAATATTGATTGCCATAActgatatataatgctatatacaATAGGATATAATTTACACATGGATGAATAGGTGTACGTATGATTCTAATAATACGCCGTACACATTGCCACTTAATCGTTCGACGATttattataacatttaaAATAGTTATGAACGAATCAACTCCGCCAAAATGGTTCGACAGATGCTGATTTTTGACATGGACGGTACTTTGACAGATCCGGTACAGGTGTGTATTTTTTTTATGAATTTGAATGTATTTTTAATAtgatattcaacatatagGTTATAAGCAACAATGTGAAAGATATATTGAGGCGATGTAAACTTAAAAACTTTGAGATTGCTGTGGTATCGGGGTCAAAGTATGATAAGATAAAAGGACAACTTAACGATGGGTGTTGGTTAACCTTCCATGATtgaatatgatatagtTATTGATGAGTTCGATTATGTTTTTTCCGAAAACGGAACACAAGTCTATGTTAAAAATGTTTTAGTGAAATCACTGGTATGTTTCTTAATGTTAACACTAATAGTTATTAGGATATTACTGAGGCGATACCGGAGACGAAACTTCGTAAAATGATTGAGTTTTCTCTTCGGTATATTGCTGACTTAGACATTCCAACTAAACGGTACGTTTCAGAAGcaatgttttattaaatattttattgtttATTGGTTAATTTCCTACATTACCTAGTTGTTACTAAGGATTGTTTTCTAATAAGTGTTATGTGTTATCTATGAGTGTTCATGATTTATTGTGATTTAGGGGTACCTTTATTGAACATCGTAAAAGTCTAATTAACATATGTCCTCCCGGACGCAATAGCTCTATGGATGACCGCAGAAGATTTGTTGAATACGACTCTATTCACCATGTCAGGCAGAAGTTCATACAAGTATTAAAATCTCAGTTCGATAGCGACGATTGTCCGTTATCATTTGTGGCGGGTGGACAAATTTCTATCGATGTCTATCCCAAGGTACGTTGGGAAATAGCTGATGTTGATTCTTTTAATTATTATACGAAACattatgtttttataatataaaaacacaGGCATGGAGTAAATCGATTGCGCTTTCTCACATTGAAAAATGCGACGTAATTCATTTTTTCGGTGATAACACTAGAGAGGTTTGGAGAATTATTTTGTCTTTATAAATTATAGGGAGGTAACGACTTTGAGATCTACAATCATCCTGATGTTATCGGCCATACTGTAACTGGTTACAAAGATTTAGTCAATCAACTAGAAGAGTTATTAGCTAAATCATAATCGCTGTTCATATCAATTTATCCTGCATATAGTAAACAACGGTTCATCTAGTGATTAACCAATGGAATATTTCACATGATATAATTTGTGTATACACACCATTTTAAGTTATGTAAACTAGTATCTATGTTTATGCTTTACGTAAAATGAATGTTTGAGTCTACAGGAAGGAACACGTGTCTAGAAGTATTTAATTTGCGCAGaagaagaatatatattctacgTGAATACATATTTGGATTTccaatcaatatatatacactctAATACGAATCTCGGGTGATGAACAAATTAAATTCAATAAAAAATCAAACCTAGTAGTCACAATTGTGCAACTACGCTATACTATGTCTAATTTACTATAAAATATGCCTCTATTTTGTATCATTATATGGAATTAAATTATTATAATGGCGACAGGTCGGATACCacttatataaataatcaAGAATATTACGAAACAAGGTGTGCATAAATCGATGTGAAGTtaacattgtaatatttcaatataaaatattgaGCTTACGTTAATAAATGTCAATTTTGAAAATAAATATTGTAGCAGTAGCGATTGTTTTCAATAAATAGACAAAAAATGTACGAACGTTTATCCGGCGCAAAAGTTTGTATGTCGAGGTGGATAAAATACAGTGTCTATTAAAAATACTGTAGAATAACGACAATTACAAATAACTTTTTTTATCGCAGTTGCATTTCGGATTAATATAAAGAGATTTATCTAGTGTGTCAATGATAACTTTACTTCTTGGTGTACCGTTTTCAGATGAAACATTGCTTT
Proteins encoded in this region:
- a CDS encoding putative ribosomal protein L11 is translated as MKFLGRYRLIVPAAVAKPSPSIGQALGPLGINMTDFCKKFNERTQLIRPNVPIQVRIYTLSNASYKFSLRTPGSQWFLRRIARVPMGSSKPKHEIVGNVTLKEVYHIAKCKCMDPPLIGIPLYVICKRIIGTAKAMGIAVTRELMPEFRKRDYTRVSQLDQMKKDIRMHRKSQKRGKK
- a CDS encoding initiation factor 3 gamma subunit containing protein; protein product: MESLFGHDISRPVAENDTVILMIHNKGGFTAHVERGKTVKICKDNFNLDALIGCSYGDVFTKEDGAWIKIRRNDPQYQQYRNRIRETISVESNIPSSDNRDVYDDNTAQKLSYDDIQRLKRERKAQEVIESIVDNSETFAKKSKMAQEKYISRKESRHIKLFYVRPCDLYNVCDCYFTSFPHKIGYLNFSNLAMMMYLASIKYNDKVMVLDHALGIITAAVCQRLAGSGRIYRLVAKGVSDKVVHEIGIRYFDNIFSLDMSEYIPLGITSVRPVRAPADTSNLPGDQECNISDQDEMNQKDANITGLLNNVYGQPFDESDAGGSKSFMESPREDLDSRDEKEVKRQKLSQIPGIYPLYNATKEEVMNCQVLIGNIAFNKCNKLNSMVSLYTRSFKAAADMYLEMGGRLVLYGQQYQPMAELQAELTLSEEYVNVKFDEVFCREYQMLPLRTHPVMTAELRPCCGFIVSATKTSKDILS
- a CDS encoding Eukaryotic phosphomannomutase family protein, giving the protein MVRQMLIFDMDGTLTDPVQVISNNVKDILRRCKLKNFEIAVVSGSKYDKIKGQLNDGFIDEFDYVFSENGTQVYVKNVLVKSLDITEAIPETKLRKMIEFSLRYIADLDIPTKRGTFIEHRKSLINICPPGRNSSMDDRRRFVEYDSIHHVRQKFIQVLKSQFDSDDCPLSFVAGGQISIDVYPKAWSKSIALSHIEKCDVIHFFGDNTREGGNDFEIYNHPDVIGHTVTGYKDLVNQLEELLAKS